Proteins co-encoded in one Pseudomonas beijingensis genomic window:
- a CDS encoding TfoX/Sxy family protein: MNDELQHLKNLGKTSAQWLHAVGIHSASDLRRLGAVDAYRAVRTRGFRASKVLLYAIEGALMDVHWNDIPAERKEALNKQLDALSTRHKA, from the coding sequence ATGAATGATGAACTGCAACACCTGAAGAATCTGGGCAAGACATCGGCCCAGTGGCTGCACGCCGTGGGTATCCACAGCGCTTCCGATCTACGCCGGCTCGGGGCGGTGGACGCCTATCGCGCCGTGCGCACACGCGGCTTCCGGGCGTCCAAGGTGTTGCTGTACGCCATCGAGGGCGCATTGATGGATGTGCATTGGAATGACATCCCCGCCGAACGCAAGGAAGCCCTGAACAAACAGCTGGACGCCCTTTCGACGCGTCACAAAGCCTGA